In one window of Microbacterium natoriense DNA:
- a CDS encoding DUF3375 domain-containing protein codes for MTGTRAEAAYLRARAAFKIPTLDLLHGRYAPFVVAVLSIMFTAERPTVAVADAHVEVGEILAELRAAGYEQDGRGLPSTTGREVCRYWVKVGWLGQQIEGDTEVYRCTAHAVRALEIADLTGGTTRVSHSRVRTLLDAVERLAGDADDDPARRLARLRAERDALNAQIAAFENDEAEPIADDELLEEAENVLHLSRSLPADFTRVAESIKAMQRDVIRDLRRDERPTGEVLREYLLRGQQVMQSTREGQAFAGALRVIGDPERIDALTEQLHELLSRPFADRLDAAQRADLDTIGRRMELGVQEVLTAQRRASHVIAAQVRTHDPARDRQVDELLRDVISGLQAWTQTRTPETPVEPLRRLPIASIGHLRQSLSDVRPPEPPAPLADRGDDAVFLDADTRAWGGPRYAELEAYVARLGDEFDLGEAFLGTDEDTRRPVDLLGLLEIAHRNGMTENEDVSIVEALRPDGTTRRFAFAAVTAQTTKNSAMAQAAKEQTDE; via the coding sequence GTGACCGGTACTCGAGCCGAAGCGGCGTATCTGCGCGCTCGTGCCGCGTTCAAGATCCCCACGCTCGATCTGCTGCACGGGCGCTATGCGCCCTTCGTCGTCGCGGTGCTGAGCATCATGTTCACCGCCGAGCGGCCGACGGTAGCCGTCGCCGATGCGCATGTCGAGGTGGGCGAGATCCTCGCCGAGCTCCGCGCGGCCGGCTACGAGCAGGACGGCCGGGGACTGCCGTCGACGACCGGGCGCGAGGTCTGCCGATACTGGGTCAAAGTCGGGTGGCTCGGCCAGCAGATCGAAGGCGACACAGAGGTGTACCGCTGCACGGCGCACGCGGTGCGGGCGCTGGAGATCGCCGATCTCACGGGCGGCACCACCCGAGTCTCGCACTCGCGCGTGCGCACGCTTCTCGATGCCGTCGAACGGCTGGCGGGTGACGCCGACGACGACCCGGCCAGACGACTGGCCAGGTTGAGGGCGGAACGAGATGCCCTGAACGCGCAGATCGCGGCGTTCGAGAACGACGAGGCAGAACCCATAGCCGACGACGAGCTGCTCGAAGAAGCCGAGAACGTGCTTCATCTCTCCCGCAGCCTCCCGGCCGACTTCACCCGGGTCGCCGAGTCGATCAAAGCGATGCAGCGCGATGTCATCCGTGATCTCCGCCGTGATGAGCGGCCTACCGGCGAGGTCCTGCGCGAGTACCTTCTCCGTGGACAGCAGGTCATGCAGTCCACACGCGAGGGGCAGGCGTTCGCCGGCGCTCTGCGCGTGATAGGCGACCCGGAGCGGATCGACGCGCTCACCGAGCAGCTGCACGAGCTGCTCTCGCGCCCATTCGCGGACAGGCTCGACGCGGCCCAGCGCGCGGACCTCGACACGATCGGACGGCGAATGGAATTGGGCGTGCAAGAGGTGCTCACCGCCCAGCGGCGCGCATCGCACGTGATCGCCGCCCAGGTCCGCACGCACGACCCCGCGCGCGACCGTCAGGTCGACGAGCTTCTGCGCGACGTCATCTCGGGGCTCCAGGCCTGGACGCAGACGCGTACACCCGAGACCCCCGTCGAGCCGCTGCGCCGGTTGCCGATCGCGAGCATCGGACACCTGCGGCAGTCTCTCAGCGATGTCCGTCCGCCCGAGCCCCCGGCGCCACTCGCGGATCGTGGCGACGACGCCGTGTTCCTCGACGCGGACACGCGGGCCTGGGGCGGCCCTCGGTATGCCGAGCTGGAAGCCTACGTCGCGCGACTCGGCGACGAGTTCGACCTCGGTGAGGCGTTCCTCGGGACCGACGAAGACACGCGGCGGCCGGTCGATCTGCTCGGCCTGCTCGAGATCGCGCACCGCAACGGGATGACCGAAAACGAGGACGTATCGATCGTCGAGGCGCTGCGACCGGACGGCACGACGCGGCGGTTCGCTTTCGCAGCGGTGACTGCACAGACGACCAAGAACTCTGCAATGGCGCAGGCCGCGAAGGAGCAGACGGATGAGTGA
- a CDS encoding CorA family divalent cation transporter: MPSRAWTRLTNPGPEELEKIAKRLDLHPLVIDDLLAGRQQPKAESFDGQLYLSIWDIDRGDEGTTMTDTDLALILTADELVLVQRGDTAEFRDLDALLEGPGAVSVDSPLAAAHRVLDAVVRDFVELGAAVEKDLDNLETEVFDSRVREDYRRIYRLRQRIGQIDRASSGLAEALRQSGDHIARLTEQQPHLRPYFAHLANDARGVSELTSTEHESLDALVSSHQSNVGTRQNKDMRTISAFAALLAIPTVIAGIYGMNFKNLPLVRWEYGWLVTGIAIVVIDVIAFTLFRRRGWLGEHADADE; the protein is encoded by the coding sequence GTGCCCTCGCGTGCCTGGACGCGTCTGACCAACCCCGGTCCCGAAGAGCTCGAGAAGATCGCGAAGCGCCTCGACCTGCATCCGCTCGTCATCGACGATCTGCTCGCCGGGCGTCAGCAGCCCAAGGCTGAGTCGTTCGACGGGCAGCTGTACCTTTCGATCTGGGACATCGACCGTGGGGACGAAGGCACGACGATGACCGACACCGACTTGGCGCTGATCCTCACCGCCGACGAGTTGGTCCTCGTGCAGAGGGGTGACACGGCGGAGTTCCGCGATCTCGACGCGCTGCTCGAGGGGCCGGGTGCCGTGAGCGTCGACTCCCCCCTGGCCGCGGCGCATCGCGTGCTCGACGCCGTGGTGCGCGACTTCGTCGAACTCGGGGCGGCCGTCGAAAAGGACCTGGACAACTTGGAGACGGAGGTCTTCGACAGCCGCGTACGCGAGGACTACCGGCGCATCTACCGGCTCAGGCAGCGCATCGGCCAGATCGACAGAGCTTCATCCGGGCTCGCTGAGGCGCTACGCCAATCGGGCGATCACATTGCGCGGCTCACAGAGCAGCAGCCGCATCTGCGTCCGTACTTCGCTCATCTTGCGAACGACGCCCGCGGAGTGTCCGAGCTGACGTCCACCGAGCACGAGTCCCTCGACGCACTCGTCTCCAGTCACCAGAGCAACGTGGGGACCCGCCAGAACAAGGACATGCGGACCATCTCGGCGTTCGCCGCGCTCCTGGCCATCCCGACCGTGATCGCCGGCATCTACGGCATGAACTTCAAGAACCTCCCCCTCGTGAGGTGGGAGTACGGCTGGCTGGTCACCGGTATCGCGATCGTCGTGATCGACGTGATCGCCTTCACCCTGTTCCGCCGGCGCGGCTGGCTGGGCGAGCACGCCGACGCCGACGAGTAG
- a CDS encoding SDR family oxidoreductase codes for MPLHLLTGAGSGIGSVVARRLIDRGDQVVLLVRDAGRARQLAERFPGAQTLVGDLSNPGRLSWALSKQALPERIDSLIHVAGVVDLGAVADLPPSLWEQQLAVNLVGPAELTRLLLPVLRVSRGRVVFVNSGAGLNAHAGWSAYAASKHGLKALADSLRAEEASHGVRVTSIYPGRTATPMQEKVHQQEGREYDASRYIAAESVATTILLALDLPDDAHLTDLTVRPTG; via the coding sequence ATGCCCTTGCACCTGCTCACCGGAGCCGGTTCCGGAATAGGCTCGGTGGTCGCCCGACGACTGATCGACCGCGGTGACCAGGTGGTTCTGCTGGTGCGGGATGCCGGGCGCGCGAGACAGCTGGCGGAGCGGTTCCCCGGGGCTCAGACGCTCGTCGGCGACCTGTCGAATCCCGGCCGCCTGTCGTGGGCGCTGTCGAAGCAGGCGCTGCCGGAGCGCATCGATTCGCTGATCCATGTCGCAGGCGTGGTCGACCTCGGCGCCGTCGCCGATCTGCCGCCCTCCTTGTGGGAGCAGCAGCTCGCGGTGAACCTCGTCGGCCCGGCCGAGCTCACGAGGCTCCTCCTGCCGGTGCTGCGCGTCTCCCGTGGACGGGTGGTCTTCGTGAACTCTGGCGCAGGGCTCAATGCGCACGCCGGCTGGTCGGCGTATGCCGCGTCGAAGCACGGGTTGAAGGCGCTGGCGGATTCGCTGCGTGCTGAGGAGGCATCGCACGGCGTGCGGGTCACCTCGATCTACCCTGGCCGCACGGCGACGCCCATGCAAGAGAAGGTCCACCAGCAAGAGGGGCGCGAGTACGACGCCTCTCGCTACATCGCCGCCGAGTCCGTGGCGACGACCATCCTGCTTGCGCTCGACCTGCCGGACGACGCGCATCTCACCGATCTCACGGTGCGGCCGACCGGGTGA
- the rsfS gene encoding ribosome silencing factor: MQSPETAEEMLQIAVDAAVSKGGEDLVALNVSEPLPLVDIFLLVTGNSERNVAAIADEIEDKLLESGHKRVRREGRAESRWVLLDFGDLIVHVFHQEERVYYGLERLWKDCPVVPFELAADPA; this comes from the coding sequence ATGCAGTCACCTGAAACCGCCGAAGAAATGCTGCAGATCGCAGTCGATGCCGCCGTCAGCAAGGGCGGGGAGGATCTCGTCGCGCTGAACGTGTCCGAGCCCCTGCCGCTCGTCGACATCTTCCTGCTGGTCACCGGCAACAGCGAGCGCAACGTCGCCGCGATCGCCGACGAGATCGAGGACAAGCTCCTCGAGTCGGGGCACAAGCGCGTGCGTCGCGAGGGGCGAGCGGAGTCCCGTTGGGTTCTGCTCGACTTCGGCGACCTGATCGTCCACGTCTTCCACCAGGAGGAGCGGGTCTACTACGGCCTGGAGCGCCTCTGGAAGGACTGCCCGGTCGTGCCGTTCGAGCTCGCGGCCGACCCGGCCTGA
- the nadD gene encoding nicotinate-nucleotide adenylyltransferase — MSTTTSRAPRIGVMGGTFDPIHHGHLVAASEVAHSFDLDEVVFVPTGRPWQKQDVTPSEHRYLMTVIATASNPQFTVSRVDVDREGPTYTIDTLRDLKRDRPDAELFFITGADAVAQILSWRDHDELWELAHFVAVSRPGHVLSTDGLPPGDVSQLEVPALSISSTACRERVHDGEPVWYLVPDGVVQYIAKHHLYRSKA; from the coding sequence ATGAGCACAACGACCTCGCGCGCTCCGCGCATCGGCGTGATGGGCGGGACGTTCGATCCGATCCACCACGGACATCTGGTCGCCGCCAGCGAGGTCGCGCACTCGTTCGATCTCGACGAGGTCGTCTTCGTGCCGACGGGCCGCCCGTGGCAGAAGCAAGACGTGACCCCCAGCGAGCACCGGTATCTGATGACGGTGATCGCGACGGCATCCAACCCGCAGTTCACGGTCAGCCGGGTCGACGTCGATCGAGAAGGGCCGACGTACACCATCGACACCCTCCGCGATCTGAAGCGAGATCGTCCGGACGCCGAACTGTTCTTCATCACGGGAGCGGATGCCGTAGCGCAAATTCTCAGTTGGAGGGACCATGATGAGTTGTGGGAGCTGGCCCATTTCGTCGCGGTCTCACGTCCTGGACATGTCCTGAGCACAGACGGCCTCCCACCCGGTGACGTCAGCCAGCTCGAGGTGCCGGCGCTGTCGATCTCGTCGACGGCATGCCGTGAACGGGTGCACGACGGAGAGCCGGTGTGGTACCTCGTTCCCGACGGGGTCGTTCAATACATCGCGAAGCATCATCTGTATCGGAGCAAGGCATGA
- a CDS encoding glutamate-5-semialdehyde dehydrogenase, translating into MTDQTPQVRLERAKEASRATAALTSDDKARVLEAIAVALEQNAAQIIEANGKDIVRGREGGIGESLIDRLRLDEKRVAALASAVREVAALPDPVGRVVGGHRMPNGVALEQVRVPFGVVGAIYEARPNVTVDIAALALRSGNAIVLRGGSAALESNTVLVAVMRDALAGAGLTPEAVQTVDDFGRDGAKALMHGRGFVDVLVPRGSAGLIETVVTESTVPVIETGAGNVHIVLDESAPDDWARDIVVNAKVQRPSVCNAVETVLVHRQAAPRLVPLVASALQSEGVAIHGDDIVAGLVSNVIPATEEDWATEYLSLDIAMKVVDSLDEALEHIRRYSTGHTESIVTTDSRNAERFLAEVDSAVVMANASTRFTDGGEFGFGAEVGISTQKLHARGPMGLAELTSTKWLARGAGQIRG; encoded by the coding sequence ATGACCGATCAGACCCCGCAGGTGCGCCTGGAGCGCGCCAAGGAGGCGTCTCGCGCCACGGCCGCTCTCACCAGCGACGACAAGGCGCGAGTGCTCGAGGCCATCGCCGTGGCGCTCGAGCAGAATGCCGCGCAGATCATCGAGGCCAACGGCAAGGACATCGTCCGAGGTCGCGAAGGCGGCATCGGGGAGTCTCTGATCGACCGTCTGCGTCTCGACGAGAAGCGCGTCGCCGCTCTCGCCTCGGCTGTGCGCGAGGTGGCAGCTCTTCCCGACCCGGTCGGGCGCGTCGTGGGGGGACATCGGATGCCGAACGGCGTCGCGCTCGAGCAGGTGCGCGTGCCGTTCGGGGTCGTCGGCGCCATCTACGAGGCCCGGCCGAACGTCACGGTCGACATCGCCGCTCTCGCGCTGCGGTCGGGGAACGCGATCGTGCTCCGCGGCGGCAGCGCCGCACTCGAGTCGAACACCGTGCTGGTCGCAGTGATGCGCGACGCGCTGGCCGGAGCGGGGCTGACGCCCGAAGCGGTGCAGACCGTCGACGACTTCGGCCGCGATGGCGCCAAGGCGCTCATGCACGGACGTGGATTCGTCGACGTGCTCGTTCCCCGTGGCAGCGCGGGGCTCATCGAGACGGTCGTCACCGAGTCCACCGTGCCCGTCATCGAGACCGGTGCGGGCAACGTGCACATCGTGCTCGACGAGAGCGCGCCCGACGACTGGGCGCGCGACATCGTCGTGAACGCGAAGGTGCAGCGCCCGAGCGTCTGCAACGCCGTCGAGACGGTGCTCGTGCACCGTCAGGCGGCGCCTCGTCTGGTTCCTCTCGTCGCGAGCGCACTGCAGAGCGAGGGCGTCGCGATCCACGGAGACGACATAGTCGCGGGCCTCGTGTCGAACGTGATCCCCGCGACCGAGGAGGACTGGGCGACCGAGTACCTCAGCCTCGACATCGCGATGAAGGTCGTGGACTCGCTCGACGAGGCTCTCGAGCACATCCGTCGCTACAGCACGGGCCACACCGAGTCGATCGTGACGACCGATTCCCGCAATGCCGAGCGGTTCCTCGCCGAGGTCGACTCGGCCGTCGTGATGGCGAACGCGTCGACCCGGTTCACCGATGGCGGCGAGTTCGGCTTCGGCGCCGAAGTGGGCATCTCGACGCAGAAGCTGCACGCGCGCGGTCCGATGGGTCTTGCCGAGCTCACCAGCACGAAGTGGTTGGCGCGTGGAGCAGGTCAGATTCGCGGCTGA
- the proB gene encoding glutamate 5-kinase produces MTARTRADLSTASRIVVKVGSSSISGDSSWRIPMLVHALAAAHARGTEVILVSSGAIATGIPFLRLDARPTDLATQQAAAAVGQNILIFRYQEALRPFDIVAGQVLLTTGDLEHPMSRSNARRAMERLLGLRILPIVNENDTVATQEIRFGDNDRLGALVAQLLEADALVLLSDIESLYTKPPTDPGAQPIDTVAPDADLAGLEFGSTVVNSVGTGGAATKVSAARLAAASGIGVLVTSADLVERALNGDEIGTWFEPAVS; encoded by the coding sequence GTGACAGCCCGCACCCGCGCGGATCTGTCCACCGCCTCGCGCATCGTCGTGAAGGTGGGTTCGTCCTCGATCAGCGGCGACTCCTCCTGGCGCATTCCGATGCTCGTGCACGCGCTGGCGGCCGCGCACGCCCGCGGCACCGAGGTCATCCTCGTGTCGTCGGGGGCGATCGCCACCGGCATCCCGTTCCTCCGCCTCGACGCCCGCCCCACCGACCTCGCCACTCAGCAGGCCGCGGCGGCCGTGGGGCAGAACATCCTGATCTTCCGCTACCAGGAGGCACTGCGCCCGTTCGACATCGTGGCGGGTCAGGTGCTGCTCACCACGGGCGATCTCGAGCACCCGATGTCGCGATCCAACGCACGTCGCGCGATGGAGCGTCTGCTCGGGCTCCGGATCCTGCCGATCGTGAACGAGAACGACACGGTCGCCACACAGGAGATCCGCTTCGGCGACAACGACCGCCTCGGAGCCCTCGTCGCCCAGCTTCTCGAGGCGGATGCGCTCGTGCTGCTCAGCGACATCGAGTCGCTCTACACCAAGCCTCCGACCGACCCCGGCGCCCAGCCGATCGACACGGTCGCCCCCGACGCGGATCTCGCAGGTCTCGAGTTCGGCTCGACCGTCGTGAACAGTGTGGGCACAGGGGGAGCCGCGACGAAGGTGTCTGCCGCGCGACTCGCCGCCGCATCCGGAATCGGCGTGCTCGTCACGAGCGCCGACCTCGTCGAGAGGGCCCTGAACGGCGACGAAATAGGAACCTGGTTCGAACCGGCCGTCTCCTAG
- the obgE gene encoding GTPase ObgE gives MVTFVDTVTLHLRAGKGGNGCVSVHREKFKPLGGPDGGNGGDGGDIVLVADSQTGTLLSYHHSPHRSSGNGGPGMGDHRSGFLGETLELPVPVGTVVKNPAGEVLIDMIIPGERFVVAKGGQGGLGNAALATPKRKAPGFALLGTPGYEGDVVLELKTVADVALVGYPSAGKSSLIGAISAARPKIADYPFTTLHPNLGVVQQGDFRYTVADVPGLIEGASEGRGLGLEFLRHVERCSALLHVLDCATLEPGRDPISDLDVILAELAAYEVPEGQTPLLERPQLVALNKIDVPEARDLADLVRPELEARGFRVFEISTVSHEGLRPLTFALGEIVEKHRAEAALEVPPERVVIRPRGSKKDFTIRVEGGTYGNVYRILGEKPVRWVQQTDFQNEEAVGFLADRLEKLGVEDELFRLGAVQGSTVVIGEGDSIVFDWEPTMASAAELMVAPRGTDPRLAPNARRTTSERREHYYERMDAKAEARAEVEAQRLAAYREDEK, from the coding sequence TGTCTCCGTGCACCGCGAGAAGTTCAAGCCGCTGGGCGGCCCCGACGGCGGCAACGGCGGCGACGGCGGCGACATCGTGCTCGTCGCCGACTCCCAGACCGGCACGCTGCTCTCGTACCACCACTCGCCCCACCGCTCGTCCGGCAACGGAGGACCCGGTATGGGCGACCACCGCTCCGGCTTCCTGGGTGAGACGCTCGAGCTCCCGGTCCCGGTCGGCACGGTCGTGAAGAACCCCGCCGGTGAGGTGCTGATCGACATGATCATCCCCGGTGAGCGATTCGTCGTCGCCAAGGGCGGTCAGGGAGGCCTCGGCAACGCGGCCCTCGCGACGCCCAAGCGCAAGGCTCCCGGGTTCGCGCTTCTCGGAACGCCAGGATACGAGGGCGACGTCGTCCTCGAGCTGAAGACGGTCGCCGACGTCGCTCTGGTCGGATACCCGTCCGCGGGCAAGTCGAGCCTGATCGGCGCGATCTCGGCTGCACGTCCGAAGATCGCCGACTATCCGTTCACGACCCTGCACCCGAACCTCGGGGTCGTGCAGCAGGGCGACTTCCGCTACACCGTCGCCGATGTGCCGGGTCTCATCGAGGGCGCGAGCGAAGGACGCGGACTCGGCCTCGAGTTCCTGCGGCACGTCGAGCGCTGCTCGGCTCTGCTGCACGTGCTCGACTGCGCCACGCTCGAGCCGGGGCGCGACCCGATCTCCGATCTCGACGTGATCCTCGCCGAGCTCGCAGCCTACGAGGTGCCCGAAGGTCAGACGCCGCTTCTCGAGCGTCCGCAGCTCGTCGCGCTCAACAAGATCGACGTGCCCGAGGCGCGTGACCTCGCCGACCTCGTCCGTCCCGAACTCGAGGCGCGAGGATTCCGGGTGTTCGAGATCTCCACGGTGTCGCACGAGGGTCTGCGTCCTCTGACGTTCGCGCTCGGCGAGATCGTCGAGAAGCACCGCGCCGAAGCAGCGCTGGAGGTTCCGCCGGAGCGGGTCGTCATCCGCCCCAGGGGCTCGAAGAAGGACTTCACGATCCGGGTCGAGGGCGGAACGTACGGCAACGTCTACCGCATCCTCGGCGAGAAGCCGGTGCGCTGGGTGCAGCAGACCGACTTCCAGAACGAAGAAGCCGTCGGCTTCCTCGCGGATCGCCTCGAGAAGCTCGGGGTCGAAGACGAGCTGTTCCGTCTCGGTGCGGTTCAGGGATCGACCGTGGTCATCGGCGAGGGCGACAGCATCGTCTTCGACTGGGAGCCGACGATGGCGTCGGCCGCCGAGCTGATGGTCGCCCCTCGTGGCACCGATCCGCGTCTGGCCCCGAACGCCCGCCGAACCACGTCCGAGCGCCGTGAGCACTACTACGAGCGCATGGACGCCAAGGCCGAGGCCCGTGCGGAGGTGGAGGCTCAGCGCCTCGCGGCATACCGCGAGGACGAGAAGTGA